TCTTGAATATCTCCAACTCGAAGATGTCCACGTTACAAACGATCATCGTTCTGAATACGGTATTTATATTGGGCAAGTACCCGATACGTGGGGAACTGTTTCTGGTGTGATTGGGGGCAGTGGCACACAGACGAACTCCTCATATGTCCAGAATCAGATGACCACGGGTGAGGATCCTATCCAACCAAACACGACGCCACCACTGCCAAGTCCGCCACCACTTGGGGAGGTTCCGATGCAACAGTCACAACTCGTCCGTATTGATAATACAGGGGGTAATGAACCAACGACTTACCAGATTACGGCTGGTCAGTATGCTCTTCCGGCAGCAAACGATGGTGCGTCGATAACGATGTCATGGGGTCCGGATAGCGGACCAAGACGCCCACCGAACTCGGAGGTTGCCACAGGTACGATTCCAGCAGGGAAGGCGCATGCATTCTATGTAAGAGGAGGCATTATTTCAACTGAGTCCAATGGCCCTGCAGTTTGGACCGTTGATGGCGAGGCATACGAACCTGAATCTGAGGGACCAGCAATACTCACAAATAGAATTACCAGCGAAAAGCAAGAAGCTCGAAGCCAATGGCAACTGGCAGACACAGTTGTCCAACCTAATGGCGTTGCGATCGCGAAACCACTGTCATACGATGGCATTCAACCAGCACATGTTCGCGTTCGAAACATTGCAGACAGTAGTTTAGAGTACAGACTCGAGGAATGGCGATATCTCGATGGAAACCACACCAACGAAACGTTCCATACGCTTTCTACAAGAGTAGGCGAACACGAAATCGAGCTAGATAATGGAACGACGTATCGAACAAAAGGAAGAAAAGTCGCAACTAATGACGAATTCAAATCTGTTTCACTTGGTGACTTCTTCGGTGCTGAGACACCCATTCTCCTCGCTCAAGCACAGTCGTTCAATGGAGGTGATCCGATTGTCACACGATTGCGTAATATCTCAAGTGACGCATTTGATGTGCGAGTTCAAGAGGAAGAAGCCCAGGGAGGACATCCGAACAATGAGCAGGTTGGTACTGTGGCACTTGAGCAAACCGTGGGTAGCCTTGATAGCAGGTCTTTCGAGGTGCAACGGACCGGAGAAACAGTTAATCACGAGTGGTCTCGGATCGCTTTCGAGCAGGCGTATGAAATTCCACAGTTTGTCGCCGATATACAGACGTTCAATGGCTCCGATACAGCAAACCTCCGGTATCGGAATTTGTCTGGGTCCGGTGTTGAGATAAAGGTCGAAGAAGCACAGAGTGCAGACACTGAAATAGAGCATGCACCGGAGTCAGTTGGATACGCTGTTTTCGAAGGTGCTACATTACTGACTACCACTGTTACCAGCAATCAAGCAACCAGGGGCGAATGGAAACAAGCAGATTCCATTGTTCAACCAAATGGTGTTGTTATCGCGAGTCCGCTCTCATATAATGGTCCGAGTCCATGTCACGTTCGACTTCGAAATGTTGGTGGTAATAGCTTCGGATATAAACTCGAAGAATGGAAATACCTCGATGGCAGGCACATCAGTGAAACATTTCACGCACTCGCTGCAGGAGTTGGTAGTCGCCAAATCCGACTCGATGATGGTCGATCCTCTCAAGTAGAGGTTGGAACCGTATCCACGCCGGATAGATTTATCAGCGTTTCTCTAAGTAATTCATTTGGCGCGGAAACGCCAGTCGTTCTTGCCCAGTCACAGACCTTCAACGGCGGCGATCCAATTGTGACACGTATACAGAACGTCTCAAATAATTCATTCGACGTTCGAGTCCAAGAAGAGGAAGCCGAAAGTGGCCATCCGAATAACGAGACGGTAGGTTATATCGCACTCGAAGAGGTGGTCGGTGAAATGAACGGCCGGACATTTGAGGTACAGCGGACTGGGGCGACTATCAGTAACAGATGGTCTCGAATTAACTTCCAGCAATCATATGAAGACCCGAAGTTTGTGGCCAGTATACAAACGTTCAACGGCGCGGATACAGCAAACCTCCGCTATCGAAATCTAACGGGCACTAGTGTGGAAGTCAAAGTTGAGGAGGGAGAGAGTGCAGACACTGAAACCGAGCACGTTTCAGAAGCAGTTGGATACGCCGTCTTCGAAGACTCTGTGTAGGGTCTGTTCTCTCAGCATTCTCTATTCGCCAATGAAATCATAAAATGTGAATTGATCAAATGGCTTCTATCGCAATCTTGATCACGACCTACGAACTCACGGATTGTCCATTCGAATTAGTATAATAATCCATAGAATATGGTCACAGATACTGTGACTTAGCGTACATGAAAACATTGAATTGTAGGTTACTAGGCTCTCTGTCTAGCGTTGAAAGAAAAACGACTAAGCTATCTAGTGATACTAAAATACAATTTCGAAGAGATATCAGGCTGAACGTGAAAGAAGTCAGGCAGTAAATAACAATTATTTAGTAACGATATTTTGTAGATGTCGGGTAGAAATTCCCTCAGCCCTATTGGATCATACGCCCGACTCTCATGGGGAACACGTCTCAGGACATGGCCATCCCCATGAGATCAAATCGCAATATGTAGTCTGAGAGTAGTAATTGAGGTCAGACACGAGACCCAACAAGGATCAATTCTGGATGTCGGTGTGTTTGATCCTACAATAGTTTCACAAACAGATTTTGACTCCTTTAGAATAGAGTAAGTCGGTTAGTCGTCTCGAGTTTGGTTCACTCCTTATGCAAATCAAATATCCGCTGTGGACTATTTGGGGTAGTTCTGAATATTGTCGATTATGTCTAATTCGCTAGTGGCAACGTATGTTGATAACGTGGTCACTCGGGTCTGACTGTATTAACCCCATCATTGGTTTGATAGGTCACGCTATTCGATTCGGAGTCACGAACAGAAGTCGTTCGTTGATATCCAACTCTTTGGTGGGATTACATCGTTATAATAACGGGGGACACGCCTGTGTATTCCCTGCACTATTGCAGAAACACCGCAGAAACAACCGCACTTGCTAGTAGTTGAGGGTTGCGTACAGTGGCTACGTCGGTGGAAGTTGTGTTCGTGTGGCTGGTGTAGTAGAATACAAAGGGGTTCGGCGAACCCCCTGTATTATACGATCGTAATCAGCCCTCCCGGTGAGCACGAACCCATCCACGTAGGTCGGGATGGTTCCACTCAACGCGAATACGCTTTCCTTCGACTTTCGTGGTAGCGTCCACGTCCGAATTGGCGAGATGGCCATCGACATACTGGACTCCGGGTACCCGATCGCTCATCTCTTCCATCACGCGATAGCCATCGGTCATATAGGCACACCCATAATGGGTTGCAACCTCGCGATAGTTCAGATAGACAATTTGAGTGTTGGTTTCGCGAGCTTTCTCCTCTGCCCGTCCAAGAACGTGGAGGTATTTTTCGTGGATGCTCGTGTTTGCTGGTCGTTTGGTTGTGAAGTCGAGCAGACTGGCGTTGTCGGTTGATCGTTCAATTGTATCGTGCAGTTCTTTCCCGACGGTGGCCGCTTCGGCCACGATGTTCGGTGAGGTGGCATCGACGCTACTGCCGTCATCACTCGTATAATCGCGTACGTCGTTGATGATTCGCGAGACTGATGCACGAATGCGTTGGTTCTGTTCGCGTTCTCTATTGAGTTCAGTCTGGAAGTCAGTGGTCACGGTTTCGAGGTCATCGATGCATGATTCGAGGGCGGCGGTTCGGTCGCGTTCGGTTGCAAGGTTTGCTTCAAGGGTCTCCATTTGATCGGTGGTGGTCGCGAGTTCGGTTCTGAGCGCTTCGCAGTCGTGCTCTAAGTTGCGGATGCGTTGGTCTTTGGCTGCTAATTCGGATTCAAGCTTGTCGACACGCTCAGTAAGGGCGCTCAGTTGATCGACCAAGGTAGCATTGGAGATAGTTGACTGGCTCATCGATTGATCACCTCTTCAGGAGACACCGTGGTGGGACGGTGAAGGACGGTGTCCTGGTATCCACTTTCGACGATGGTGATCTCGCTGGCAGCAAAGTAGAACTGACACGGGTCGAAGAATGAGAACAAGCCGTTAGTGACGCGGGTGGTTTGCCACGTGGCATCTGGATTCTGTGCTCTGGCCAAGTAAGTTGGAAGCGATACCTGGGTGGGTGAGTCGTGGGCGGCGCTCATTCGTCACACCCCCGTTGTGTGTCAGTGAGGTCGGCTGGCAGATGGCCAGTGTGTTCATCGGTGGGGTGGGTATTGTCGGGTCGCGTGACGGTTTCGATAGAGGCGTGCGTGCGCACCCAGGCGTACTTGCCGTTAGGTGTGAGTTCGTAGCGATCAAGCTGGTGCTGTGTGTGGTCGTACGCCTCATAGTAGGTGTAAGTGAGTCGGTACAGGTCGTTGCTGGGGGTGGCGAACAACAACGTATGGGAGCCGGGCTCCGGCCCACGGTGAGTCAGTATCGGATCGACGTGCTCGTGGTCGTAGATGACGCCTGTAAGCGTGCGCTTGGTGGTTGTGACCTGGATGGGATCAGTGCGTGTGAGTAAGAGGATAGTCTCTGTGCGAAGACTGGGATCGGTCATTAGGCATCACCTCTCAACTGGTGTGCAAAGCGTGGTGGCGTGTGCAGGTTAATTGGTGGGTGCTGCAGCTCTCGGACGGGACACTTTTGTCCCGTGTGCGTGTAGAGGTTCATGCGGTTGACTCCAAACGACCGCATGACGGGCGCGTGGTGCAAGCACGTGTCCGTTCTGAGTTTTAGTTAAACAACCCGTCGTGCAGTCGTTACTCTTTGTATGATTCTGACTTCCAATAAATGTTGTCACAATAGTGTGCCAATTTGTCCTAAATTTGTGACAACTGTTCTATAAATCGACGGGTGTAATAATAAGGAGGATTGACGGAATCTCATGAGAAACCGGGCATCATGGATGAATAAGGCAACCGACCCGGTCCTTGAGATACTTGCTGACACGGGCTACGCACTCCCATCAGGAGCAATCTATTACAACCTCTCACATAAGGAGCAAACAGATGTTTCTAGACGCACCGTACTGCGCGCGTTAGATCCATTGAAAGAGCATGGATTGGTGAGAATTGCTGATCAGACAGAGACATATTACGAGATTACCGAGAAAGGACAAAGATATCTTAGCGGAAATCTAGATGCTGAAACATTGGAATCATAGCTATAATTCGATCTTAGGTTCTAATAACAGAGGTACATCGTAGGAGCAAGACTGGTTTGATGCGTCGCCTCACAATACTTTACATCACTAGCTCGATCCGCTTTGCAACTTTTTACAATACCTGTTGAAAATTCTTACGTAACTCTGGGAATATCCAAAACAGTCTACGATATTTCGTGCTGGCGAGAGATAATAATCGCTCTCTTTGAAGATCTTGCTATAAATTTCAACAACGACATCAAGCACTCAACAAACCACTCAACCGTAACTCGTGATGGTTGGTTACTTGTGGCAGCGTTTTCGCCACCAGACCACACTTTGTGGCCCGAGCTTTATTTTTCAATTTCACCCTCTCGTGCTAATCGCGCAAGTCGCCGACGGGAACATCAACTTAGAGAGCTGGTGATCTTCAGTATCTGAACAGGGAGGTCACCAGCAGCCCCATGATGATTACCCAGTCACGGTCTATGCTTCTCAATCAAGAAATAGTCGTGAGTGGATTGTCACAGGCGTGTACTGCGCCAATAATTGCAAGTAGTAGAATTAGACGGATCCGAGGATTTTACTGATGAGTAGTCAAACTTGAATAGATGGAAGCTGACGAAATTCATCCGCAGGCAAAGAGCGTCCTCAAACGCCAACAGTATATTCCACTCCCTCACAGCGAGCGCGGCCTTCGTCTCTTCCGACTGTTTACCCACGTTACCGCCAGAATACGGAATCGGAATCCACCAACAGTCGGAAAAATCGTCAACCGAACGATTCCCGGTTCTGACGAACCGCTTGAAGCAAAATTGTATCTCCCGGAAGGATCTGGACCTCACCCGACTATCGTGTTTTTTCACGGCGGTGGCTTTGTTTTCGGGGATTTAACGACATACGACGTCCTCTGTCGGCAGTTGACCCGTGCTAGTGGGTGTGCAGTATTATCAGTTGCATACCGTCTCGCCCCGGAACATCCGTTTCCAGCAGCCGTTGAAGACGCTTACGCAGCAGTACAATGGGTGGCTTCAAACCCTTCTGCAATCGGGTCAACTGGAGACCTAGCAGTCGCCGGTGATAGTGCAGGCGGGAACGTAGCGGCTGTCACATCCCTAATGGCCGCGGAAAAGAATGGCCCTGAAATCACACATCAAGCACTATTGTATCCGGCTGTTGGCAGCGAAGCTGGACAACCATCAGTTGAACATCATACTGGAACCGTTCTAGATGAGCGTGACCTCCAGTGGTTTCGAGACTGTTACTTTGACAGAGAGATCCATGAGCGGAATCCATACGCAGATCCGATGAATGCCTGTGATCTTTCCGGTGTGGCACCAGCAACGATTATCACTGCCGGGTTCGATCCGCTTCGAGACGGTGGCAAAGCATATGCGGAACGTCTCGATGACGACGGGGTATCGGTTCGATATATCAACTACGAGGATATGATTCACGGATTTATGTCCTACCGAGAGATCGACCGGACACATGAAGCGATCACCACTGTGGGTAGTGATCTTGCGGATGCACTGATTTCATGTTGACCTCAGTACCCTCTGGCATTGCTCGCTCAGTGGGTTGCGGATACGGTTTGTGCACTCTTTCTCACACTCCCCTCTTCTATCGAACTTTATGCGCATTATCGCGTGAATCCTCAGCGAGAGTCATGCTGACAGGGGTGCTCGTCCACTTGCTTCCTACAAAGAAGGCTGCTAGTGTCCACTCATCAAATCCAATAATGTAGATTACGTGCTCACCATAGTTTATGGGTTGGAAAAGACGCGAATGGATGCGCGCGTCTTTGGAATACAAAACGATTCCAAGTGGTAGTAAATCAACTACCCGTCTAAAAGTTTCGATTGAGAACGAGTATTTAATAGAACAATGAGAAATTTCAGAGAAGTTCAATAAACATCAATATTATGACGAATAGATGGGATACAATCTAAACTCGCCAAACTACTCCAACACGTTTGCTATCAAAACCAGATTTGTTGGTTTTCCCGTCCAAACTTGTATTCGACTCATCTCTCCTGGTTCATGGTAAAAATCCTCACAAACACAAAGGATTTATATTGGCCACAAGAACTTGAAAGTTGCAGGAAAGGTACGGAATCGAGAGATTACGATAAGCCTTAAACTGCGAACCTTTCCTGTCATGCTTTCATATACTACCAATAAAATGCAGTACTCTAGTTATTTCACGTACTGTGAGCTGCAATAGTTCGTTCGCTATCCGGTAACGAGGCGCAGGAAGGTTTGATTGTCTCCACTGTTGCTCACCAGTTTTGGTATCATATGCGCCAATATAGCCCTCACTATCAGTGGGACCATTATTCGTTGTAGCTGCAAGATAAACCATCTCATCCTTAATAATTGGTTCGACAGAATACATACTACCATCTAGATCCATTTTCCAGTTTGTTTTTGCATAAGGAGTTGGATCAGTTGCAGTGATTGCACCAGTTCGTCGAAATTTTGATCGAGCAGTTGTCCACGGAGCAGGCTGACCAACGCTTGTATCATTGGTATCCGCTTTTGCAGCGACAGTTGCAGCCTCTATGCTTGCTGTGCCCATTGTAATGCCTACTGTTTTGAGAAATGTTCTTCGGCTATTTCCACAACTGTCAGGATGATCATCTTCTTGCATCTGTCCATATATCAAAAAAATTATTATAATATTTATCTAATGGTTCCTAGCTACATC
The Haladaptatus caseinilyticus DNA segment above includes these coding regions:
- a CDS encoding MarR family transcriptional regulator, whose product is MRNRASWMNKATDPVLEILADTGYALPSGAIYYNLSHKEQTDVSRRTVLRALDPLKEHGLVRIADQTETYYEITEKGQRYLSGNLDAETLES
- a CDS encoding alpha/beta hydrolase; translated protein: MEADEIHPQAKSVLKRQQYIPLPHSERGLRLFRLFTHVTARIRNRNPPTVGKIVNRTIPGSDEPLEAKLYLPEGSGPHPTIVFFHGGGFVFGDLTTYDVLCRQLTRASGCAVLSVAYRLAPEHPFPAAVEDAYAAVQWVASNPSAIGSTGDLAVAGDSAGGNVAAVTSLMAAEKNGPEITHQALLYPAVGSEAGQPSVEHHTGTVLDERDLQWFRDCYFDREIHERNPYADPMNACDLSGVAPATIITAGFDPLRDGGKAYAERLDDDGVSVRYINYEDMIHGFMSYREIDRTHEAITTVGSDLADALISC